From the genome of Nakamurella flavida:
CGCGGTGACCGCGGCCCGGCGCTGGCAGAACCTGGTGGACGCCGGCCTGGCCTGGGTGACGGCGGCCCCGGGCATGGTGCAGCGCAACGCCCAGTGCATGGCGTACGTGGAGATCACCTGCCGTCCGGCGGACGTGCTCCGGGTGGCCGACGCGTTGGCCCGGCACTCCCCGGTGCTGACCGTCGAGGTGACCAGCGGCAGCGCCGACCTGCTGGTCACCGTGGCCGCCGCGGACCTGACCACGTTGTCGCACTACCTGTTGCGGCATCTCGGCCAGGTCGACGGGATCGTCAGCAGCCGCGCGCGGTTCGGTACCCGCGTCTACACCGAGGGGTCGGCCTGGCGCATCCGGGAACTGGACCCGGCCCAGGTGGCCCGCCTCGAGCGGGTGCGTCACGAGCAGCTGGCCGCCGACCGGCAGCCGGCCGCGCTGGCCCCGACGGACGCGGTGAAGGCCGTGCTCACCGAGCTCGCGCTGGACGGCCGCGCCTCGTACACCGACCTCGCCGACCGGGCGGACACCAGCCCGACCACGGCCCGGCGGATCGTCTCCCGGCTGTTGGGCTCGGGCAGCGTCATCCTGCGGACCGACGTCTGCGCGCCCGCCGTCGGCTGGCCGGTGCAGGTGTACCTGTGGGCGAACACCCCGGTGGACAAGCTGGCCGAGACCGCCCGCACGCTCAGCGGGTTCCGGCAGGCCCGGCTGTGCGCCACGGTGGCCGCCAGCCCGAGCCTGGCGCTGTGCTCCTGGCTGCAGACGGTCGAGGAGGTGCACCGGCTGGAGGTGGCGATCACCGCCCGGCTGCCCTACGTGGACATCATCGACCGGCTGATCGTGCTGCGGCAGGTCAAGCGGATGGGCCGACTGCTGGACGAGGAGGGTCGGGCCGTCGGGGTGGTGCCGATCAACATCTTCGACGACCTGCTCGCCCACACCGAGCCGGTGTGAGCAGGCGTCCCCTAGAGGACGACGGAGCCGACGCCGAGGGCCACGGCGACGACCATCGCGCTCATCACGACGGCGGGCAGCACCTCGTTGTTCTGCACGATCTGGTTCATGTGCCGGCTGCGGATGATGAGCAGGTCGATCACCCACACCACCGCGACCAGCAGCACGAACCCGGCGACGAAGGTGACGGCGAAGCCGAGGAGGCCGTCCGTCCAGCCGGTGAAGTCGCCGGCGATGGCGGTGTTCATGACCAGGCCGAGCCCGACGAGCACGCCCGCGCTGATGATGGCGGCGGCCAGGTCGGAGCCGTCGTCCTGCTGGCCGCGCCGGCGGAACGGGCCGAGGAAGCCCAGCACCCAGTACGCGAGGACGAGCCCGGCCAGGCCGAGGACGGCGAACACCGCGGTGGACGCGACGGCGATGCCGATCGACGGCGCCGTCCCGCTGAGCGCGGAGCGGAAGACTAGCCCGGAGGCCAGCAGCACCCCGCCCTTGACCACCGCGGCGGCCATCGACGACTGGTGCACGGCGGACAGGCCGCCCGGATGCTTCACGACCCGGTCGACGACCAGGTTGACCAGCAGCAGGGCGACGAGCACGCCGACGCCCCAGGCGAGCAGGGTGCCCACGTCCGACCAGCCGCCGGCGGTGACGCCGAGCAGCGGGGTCATCGCGAACGCCTGCCCGAGGACGATGGAGACGCGGACGACGGCGTAGGGCGCGTTGCGCTTCTCGAAGAGCTCGTGCTCGTCGTCGAACCGGGTGAGCGCGTTGATCAGTTCCCACAGCGCGACGAGCAGCAGCACGAAGACGAGCACCTTCAGCGCGGCCAGCCCGTACTCCCCCCAGGTGGGCACGGAGGCGTACTGGTCGAGGTTCATCGGCGGTCCTGTCGGTCGGGCTTAATCAGAGACGGGGCGGGATCGAGGATGACGTGCGGCGCGAAGCAGCTGAGATTGTCGGTGATGAGGCCGTCGCTCTCCCGGATGCCCAGGCCCGCGGCCTCGCCGTCGACCATCCACACCCCGAGCACGGGGTGGTGCGGGCCGTCGACGCCGTGGAAGTCGGGCAGCGGGGCGAGCTCCTGGCGGATGCTGCCCTCGCTGCCGTACGGGCCGCCGCGGGAGGCGAGGGTCTCGCCGTCGCGCACGAGCCGGACGTTGGCGCCCTCGCGGGACAGCAGCGGCTTCTCGGCGTAGCTGGTGAACCCGGCGGGCTCCTCGCCGGCGAAGTACGTGGGGAGCAGCAGGCGGGAGAGCTCCGGGTCGTCCCCGAAGAGCTCCCACAGCACGGCGAGGATGCCCTTGTTGCTCCAGAGCATGGAGTAGGGCGGCTGGATCCAGGTGGTGCCGTCGGCCTGCAGGGTGTTCCACAGGATCGACTTGCCGAACGGGTCGCGGGCCAGGTCCTCCCACGGGTACAGCTTGAAGATCATGTCGATGGGGTGGTTCTCCTGGTCGAGCACCCGGCCGGGGTGCACCGCGATCCCGTTGAGCGGCACCTGCTCCGGGCTCTCGGCGAGCTGGATGTCCTCGGTGTGGATGAGCTTCACCTCGAAGCCGGCCTCGCGGGCGGAGTCGGCCAGGCACAGCACGGTGAACTTGTCCTCGCCGGACTGGTCCAGCGAGCTCCAGGAGAAATGGATCGCGGGGACGGCCCGGCCGGTGCGCTTGGTGAACTGGGCCATGTTGCGCGTCCAGGCCTGCACCAGCGCGTCGTAGACGTTGTTCCACTGGTCGCGGTGGGCGGCCGCGTTGTTCCCGAGCAGCCAGTTCCACTGCACCACAGCAGTTTCCAGCAGGCTGGTGGGGGTGTCCGCGTTGAACTCCAGCAGCTTGGGGACGTCCAGGGAGGCGTCGTCGGATCTCTCCGGCCGGCCGAAGCGGATGTCGAAGCGGCCGTAGACGCTGGGCGCTTCCTCGTTCCACGACTTCTCGATGGCCGGGATCGCCCACGCGGGGATGGCCAGCTTGTCGTAGAGCTTCTCGGCGATGACGTGGTCGCCGGCCTCGACGAACATGCGCCCGAGCAGGGTGTTCGCGGACGCGGCGAGCAGATCGGTCTCCGCGGTGGTCAGCGAGTAGTACTGCGCCTCCCGCCAGTAGGAGAACGCCCCGCGGTTGGTCTGGGTCTCGTTGTAGACGAGCCCGTCGGTGGCGATCTGCGCCTGCCACCCCGGGCGCAGCACACCGTCCTCGTGTCGGCGCATCAGCTGCCGGACCCGCCCGTGTTGCCGCCGGAGCCCTTCCCGACGCCGCCGGACTTGACGGTGGTGCCGGCCGCCTTGCCGGTGCTCGGCAGGCCCGCACTCGCCCGGGCCGCACCGTCGGCCGGGTTGATCCGGGTGCCGCCGCCGGTCGGGATGTAGGAGCCGCGCCCGAAGCTGCCGGCCGCCATGAAGAGGAAGAACGACCCGCCGCCGTAGCCGCGGCTCTCGTCGCAGTTGGTGTCGTCGACGACCTGGTTCTCGGCGTTGACGCAGTAGGCGGTCTGGTCCTCCCCGCCGTTGCTGCTGCACGCGGCGAGCGACGGCACGACGAGCACCCCCGTCACCGCCATGCTGACCAACCTCAGGCGCAGCGGGCGCCTGTCGTTCGCGGGCCGCTCAGGTATGGGCACGGTGCAGTCCTCCCCCGTCGAGCCGGCCGATCACCGACAGGGCGAACCCTATGCGGCCCCCGGGCGCCCACCCCGCCGGGCCGGGCGGCACGCCGGAGTCGTCAGGGCAGGACCTCCAGCACGCCCATCATCCCGCGGTCCTCGTGGTCGAGCATGTGGCAGTGGAAGACCATCTTCCCGGTGATGTCGGTGGGCCGGACCCGGAAGACGACGGTCGACCGCGGCGGCATCTTCACGGTGTCCTGCAGGTCCAGCGGTGCGTCCGTCACGTCCTCGTCGGTCCCGGCGGTGACGTCGGGGACGTCGCGCAGGTCGATGTCGGTGACCTGGAAGTCGTAGGCGTGGACGTGGAACGTGTGCCACTCGTCGCTGTCGTTGACCAGCGTCCACTCGTTGACCTCGCCCAGGTGCATGGTCTCGTCGACCCGGTCGGGATCGAACACCTTCCCGTTGAGCAGGAACCGGTAGTCCTGACCGACCTGCTCCTCGGTGTAGACGATGCGGTGCGACTGGTCGACGGGCAGGCCGCGCAGGTCCTCGACGGGCACGCCCAGCAGCTCGGTCGGGATGCTCTGCTGCACCGGCTCACCGGCGGAGACGACGGTGGCCAGGGTGGAGGCGGGCACGGTGCCGCCCTGGTACTGGGCGAACTCCTGCGAGGTGAGCAGCGTCGTCCCGGCCGGCCCGCCCTGCACGATCACCTCGCGGCGCTCGCCGGGTCCGATCATCACCGCGTCGCGGGCCTGGGCGGACGGGGTGGTGCTGCCGTCGGTGGAGACCACCCACAGCTGCTGGCCGGGGAGGGCCATCCGCACGATGGCATTGTCGTCGGCGTTCAGGATGCGCCACCGCTGCAGCTCGCCGGGGCGGATGGCCACCGTCGGGTTGATGACCCCGTTGATCAGGTACGGACTCTGCGCCGTCTCGCTCTGCGCCACCGGGACCACGACGCCGTCGCCCAGCTGGGTGGAGCTGATCTCCAGGGTGCGGGTGGGGATGTCCCGGGTGAGCGGCGAGGTGTCCAGACCCCCGTTGACCAGCAGCGCCCCGAACATCCCGGCGTAGACCTGACCTTCGGTGAAGCCGTGCCGGTGCGGGTGGTACCAGTACATGCCGGGTGGGTTGTCGGCCGGGATCTCGATCTCGTACTGCTGGTTCTGGCCGGGGCTCAGCGAGAGGAACGGGTCGTCGCCGTCACCCGCGGGCGAGACGTGCAGGCCGTGGGTGTGCAGGTTGATGAGCTGCCCGTCGGCCGGGTCGCCCATGTCCATCCCGGCCATGCCGGCGTGCGGATCGGCCGCCGTCCCGGTCGGCATCCAGGCCGCCGGGGTGGCGCCCAGGTCGTTCTGCAGCAGGACCCGCAGGGTGTCGCCCGGGCACACCGACAGCGTCGGCGCGGGCACCTCGCCCTCGAAGTTCAGGGTCCTGTACGTGGAGCCGTTCAGGGTGACGTCGCTGTAGGAGGCGTGCAGCGTGGTCTCCAGAACCCCGTCCACACTGGCCCGCACCGTCGGCTCGGGGAAGCCGTCCCGGATGACCCGGGGCGCCGACGCCGCACAGTCAGGCGCCGGCGCGGTGGTCGTCCCGGTGGTGGTCGTCGGGATGGTGGACGTCCCGCTGGTGGTGCCGGAGGTGGTGCCCGACGTGTTCGACGGTGCCCCGGTGCTGCCGGCGACCTCACCGCCTTGGCTGCAGGCGGCGAGCAGCAGCAGCGCCCCGGCGAGCAGCGCGGAGGTCTCCCCCACCCGGGTCCGCGTCATCGCTGGTCCTCCCGTCCCCGGCCCCGGCGTCGCACCGGGCGCACGATCTGGTACGGAAAGTAGGGAGGACGGCGCCAGTCGACCGTGAAGTGACGGCCGCGTCCGGCCTACGATCGTCCCGCACGTCATCCATCCCGCGCGTCGCGACGGCCCCGCCGTCCGACCAGGTGACTTCCCCCCGGGGCGGCACGGTCAGGTCAGGAGCAATGCCGATGAGCAGTTCCACGCAGGTCGAGGCCGAAGCGACGGGAGGGGTCCCGCGCCGGCGGATCGTCGTCGCCTCGATGGTCGGCACGTCGATCGAGTTCTACGACTTCTACATCTACGCCACCGCCGCGGTGACCGTCTTCCCGCATCTGTTCTTCCCGAAGTCGGACGCCACGACGGCGCTGCTGGCCTCGCTGGCCACCTTCGGGCTCGCGTTCGTGGCCCGGCCCGTCGGCTCGATCCTGTTCGGCCACTTCGGTGATCGCGTCGGTCGCAAGGCGACGCTGATCGGCTCGCTGCTGACCATGGGCATCGCGACGTTCCTCATCGGGGTGCTGCCGACGTACGCGATGGTCGGCATACTCGCGCCCATCCTGTTGGCGATCCTGCGGTTCTGCCAGGGTCTGGGCCTCGGCGGCGAGTGGAGCGGCGCGGCTCTGCTGGCCACCGAGACGGCGGCGCCGGGCAAGCGGGCGTGGGCGGCGATGTGGCCGCAGCTGGGTGCGCCCATCGGCTTCTTCATCGCGAACGGCTTCTTCCTCATCCTGACCCTGACGATGGGTCACGACAACGCCAACCCGAACCCGGACGGGCCATTCCTGTCGTGGGGCTGGCGGGTGCCGTTCCTGCTCAGCGCAATCATGGTGATGATCGGCCTGTACGTGCGGCTGCGTCTGGAGGAGACCCCGGTCTTCGCCCGGGCTGTGGCCCGCGGGCAGAAGGTGAAGACCCCGCTGGCCACGGTGTTCCGGACGAGTTGGCGCGCACTGATCATCGGCACCTTCGTCATGGTCGGCACGTACACGCTCTTCTACCTGATGACGACGTGGATTCTCAGCTACGCGACGGGCCCGGCCGGACCGAACGCCCTGGGCTGGAAGTACTCGGACTTCCTGGTGCTGCAGCTCGTCGCCGTGCTGTTCTTCGCCGCGGGCGTCCCGGTCTCCGGGCGGCTGGCCGACCGCTTCGGTCGTCGGTCCACCCTCACCGTCATCACCATCGCGATCATGGTGTTCGGTCTGACGTTCGGGTTCGCGCTGAACCGCGACACCATCACTGAGGGCTCGATGCTGGTGTTCCTGTCCATCGGCATGCTGCTGATGGGCCTGACGTTCGGGCCGATGAGCGCAGTGCTGCCCGAGCTCTTCCCGACCAATGTCCGCTACACCGGGTCGGGCATCTCCTACAACACGGCCAGCATCCTGGGTGCGGCCGTCGCGCCGTTCATCGCGGTGTGGCTGGTCAAGCAGTTCGGGGTCGGCTGGGTGGGCATCTACCTGCTGATCGCAGCGGGCCTGACGCTGATCGCCCTGCTGATCATGAAGGAGACCCGCAACCGGGATCTGGACGCGGTGTGACGGCGGGCCCCGCCCGATGACGGTGGCGGTGATCGGCGACATCGGCGGCCACCGCGCCGAACTGCTCGCCGCCCTCGTCGGGCTGGGCGTGGATCCCGACGAGCTGCTACTGCCCGCGGATCTCACCGTGGTGCAGATCGGCGATCTGGTGCACCGCGGACCCGACTCGCTCGGCGTCCTCGAGCTGGTCGCCGACCTGATGGAGCGCAACGGTTCCCGCTGGGTGCAGCTGGCCGGCAACCACGAGGCGCAGTACCTGGGCCGGCACACCCTCTTCGAGTGGCACGAGCGGCTGGCCCCGGTGGCCTCGCGGATGCTGCGCGACTGGTGGGCGGACGGCCGGATGGTGATGGCCGCGGCGATCACCTCCCCCGGCGGCGACCACCTGGCCACCCACGCCGGGCTGACGCAAGGCTTCTGGGAACAGGTACTGGACGGCCCGGGCACCGCGCCCTACGCCGCTCGCGCGCTGAACGGGCTGGTGGCCACCAAGAGCGCGCCGGTGCTGTTCCACGGCGGGGTGGTGCTGACCGGCAAGGTCGACGAGACGGCCGGCCCGATCTGGGCGGCGGCGGGCGAGGAATTGGCCGTGTCCTGGCTCGACGCCGACACCGAGTTGCCCTTCCACCAGGTGCACGGGCATTCCAGCGTCCGGGACTGGACGGCGGGCCGCTGGCGGGCGCCGATGCGGGTGCAGAAGCGGACCGTGCTGGACGCCGACGCCCGGCACACCACGGTGACCCTGGGCCGGCACCGCATCGTCGGGGTGGATCCGGTGCTCGGCCGGGAGGGCGGGGTGCGCTGGGCGCCCTACGTCATCCCGGGCGGGTCGATCGTCCGGTAGGTGTTCGTGCGCTGACCCGGCTGGTCACCAGTCCTTCGGCGGGGTGACCTGGGCCAGGTTGCTCATCCGGCGTTGCACGGTGGCGATCTCCCGCACGGCCTGCCCGATGAGGCTGCGGTCCAACGGCGAGAGCCGGCGCAGCGACAGCACGTCCGACGGTGGTTCGCCGCGGTCGCCCTGGGCCAGCTGGTAGCGCAACCGGATGCGTTGCAGCACGTCGAAGACCTCGCGCAGGACGGCGGCCTGGTCGTCCGGCATCATCGCCGACCCGGCCGCGGCGGCGAGCCGGGCGCGGGTGGACAGGTCGGACGACCCGGCGGCCAGCGCGGCCCAGCGGGCGATGTCGACGACGGGCCGCAGGGCGTGGGTCTTGATGTCGAAGGTGCCGCCGCGGCGGGCGAGCACGTCGCGCATGGAGCGCAGCCGGGCCCGGTGGGACAGCGACTCGGCCAGCAGCAGCCGCATCGTCCCGGGGTGGCGGCGCATGTCGCCGAAGACGTCGTTGACCACGGGCAGCGCCGGGTCCCCGTGCACGGGCCGCGCGTCCAGCAGCAGCGAGGTCATCATCATCCCGTTGTCGTCCAACGGTTCGTCGCGCCAGCGGCCGGCCGCCTGCCGCCACTCCCCCACGGTGCGGGAGAACAGGCCGAGCACCGGGAACGCGCCGTGCGGGTCGACGGACAACCCGCACCGGCCGAGCAGCTCACCCACCTCGGCGAACGCGGCCCGGTAGGCCACGGCCCGCTCGGGGGTGACGGTGTCGGCGAAGACGACGGCGGCGTCGACGTCGGAACTGGGGACGGTCTCCCGGCGGCCGTTGCTGCCCAGGGCGAGCCAGGTGATCTCGGCCGGGTCGAGCTCGGGGTGGGCGGCCAGGGTGAGGGCCAGGGCGCGACGGGCCAGTGCGTCCACCGCGGTGGCGGCCACCGTCGTCACCTCGCCGACGGCCCGCCCGCGCCGGGTCAGGTCGTCGACGAGCCGGGGCAGCCGGCCGGCCAGGGAGACCAGCCGGGCCGGGTCGCCGGCCGCGTCGATCTGACCGCTGAGCGAGAGCCCGGCGGTGGACGGGGCGAGCATGAAGTCGGCCCGGTCGACCAGCCCCCGCAGGTCGCCGGCCCGGTCGACGACGAGGACGCACTCCAGGTGCCGGTCGGTGAGGTCGACCAGCGCCTGGGCGGCCAGGGTGCCGGCGGGAACGGCCGGGGCGGGCGCGTCCATGACGGCGGTGACCGGGGTGTCGCCGGGGAGTCCGATGGCCAGCACCCGCGACCGCAGCATCGCGTCGGTGACCAGGCCGAACCCGGTGGGCTCGAGATCGACGACGGCGTAGTGGCAGTTGCGCCGGGTCATCTCCTGGGCCACGTGGGCGACGGTCGCGGTCGGCGGCACGCGCACCGGCTCGGTGACCACGAGCTGGTCGACGATGCCGTACGCGCCGTCGGTGGCGGTGCGGTCCGACCGGGTGAGCGAGTTCGCCAGGAAGCGCACGCCGGCGGCGGAGGAGAACGAGGGGACGACGGCCGCGGAGGGGATGCGGACGACGGTGGCCGGGCCGAGGGCGACGGCGCGCGGGCCGACGGGGTTGCCGGACAGCAGGGCGGAGTAGCCGAACACCCCACCGCGGCCGAGGACCTCGTCGGCCGGGCCGGGTTCGGCGACGGCGAACAGCTCGACCTGGCCGGTGAGCACCACCCATACGGCGTCGGTGACGGCGCGGAAGGCGTCCATCACCTCCTCGCCCGGGGCGTACTCGCGGACCTCGGCCTGCTCGTCGATGACGGCCAGGTCGCGGTCGGTCAGCGCGTCGAACGGGGGGTGGCCGCGCAGGAACGGCACCAGGTCTGCCATGGGCGACATCGTGCCAGTCTGCGGCGTGGGTCCCGGTGTGTGAACGCAGGGTGGACGGGGAAGGCTCGGCAGATCTGAACCCGCTGTGTGACAACAGGTTCCCGATCGCGTGGATCGTTACCCTTTCGTGGCCGTGCGTCATCAGCCGGTAACACATGGCGCGCAGAGTTCCGCCGTCGCCGGGAAAATCCGCTGATCAACGCCGAGAACACGTGCGTGAGAACGACTGGAGAGCCGCAGCTCCTGCGGCCGGACGGGGCCAGCATGACCACGACAGA
Proteins encoded in this window:
- a CDS encoding Lrp/AsnC family transcriptional regulator; this encodes MKDSAISSAEDRLLVDALQVAPRAPWAAVGEILGMGAVTAARRWQNLVDAGLAWVTAAPGMVQRNAQCMAYVEITCRPADVLRVADALARHSPVLTVEVTSGSADLLVTVAAADLTTLSHYLLRHLGQVDGIVSSRARFGTRVYTEGSAWRIRELDPAQVARLERVRHEQLAADRQPAALAPTDAVKAVLTELALDGRASYTDLADRADTSPTTARRIVSRLLGSGSVILRTDVCAPAVGWPVQVYLWANTPVDKLAETARTLSGFRQARLCATVAASPSLALCSWLQTVEEVHRLEVAITARLPYVDIIDRLIVLRQVKRMGRLLDEEGRAVGVVPINIFDDLLAHTEPV
- a CDS encoding DUF350 domain-containing protein, which encodes MNLDQYASVPTWGEYGLAALKVLVFVLLLVALWELINALTRFDDEHELFEKRNAPYAVVRVSIVLGQAFAMTPLLGVTAGGWSDVGTLLAWGVGVLVALLLVNLVVDRVVKHPGGLSAVHQSSMAAAVVKGGVLLASGLVFRSALSGTAPSIGIAVASTAVFAVLGLAGLVLAYWVLGFLGPFRRRGQQDDGSDLAAAIISAGVLVGLGLVMNTAIAGDFTGWTDGLLGFAVTFVAGFVLLVAVVWVIDLLIIRSRHMNQIVQNNEVLPAVVMSAMVVAVALGVGSVVL
- a CDS encoding glutathionylspermidine synthase family protein → MRRHEDGVLRPGWQAQIATDGLVYNETQTNRGAFSYWREAQYYSLTTAETDLLAASANTLLGRMFVEAGDHVIAEKLYDKLAIPAWAIPAIEKSWNEEAPSVYGRFDIRFGRPERSDDASLDVPKLLEFNADTPTSLLETAVVQWNWLLGNNAAAHRDQWNNVYDALVQAWTRNMAQFTKRTGRAVPAIHFSWSSLDQSGEDKFTVLCLADSAREAGFEVKLIHTEDIQLAESPEQVPLNGIAVHPGRVLDQENHPIDMIFKLYPWEDLARDPFGKSILWNTLQADGTTWIQPPYSMLWSNKGILAVLWELFGDDPELSRLLLPTYFAGEEPAGFTSYAEKPLLSREGANVRLVRDGETLASRGGPYGSEGSIRQELAPLPDFHGVDGPHHPVLGVWMVDGEAAGLGIRESDGLITDNLSCFAPHVILDPAPSLIKPDRQDRR
- a CDS encoding multicopper oxidase family protein; amino-acid sequence: MTRTRVGETSALLAGALLLLAACSQGGEVAGSTGAPSNTSGTTSGTTSGTSTIPTTTTGTTTAPAPDCAASAPRVIRDGFPEPTVRASVDGVLETTLHASYSDVTLNGSTYRTLNFEGEVPAPTLSVCPGDTLRVLLQNDLGATPAAWMPTGTAADPHAGMAGMDMGDPADGQLINLHTHGLHVSPAGDGDDPFLSLSPGQNQQYEIEIPADNPPGMYWYHPHRHGFTEGQVYAGMFGALLVNGGLDTSPLTRDIPTRTLEISSTQLGDGVVVPVAQSETAQSPYLINGVINPTVAIRPGELQRWRILNADDNAIVRMALPGQQLWVVSTDGSTTPSAQARDAVMIGPGERREVIVQGGPAGTTLLTSQEFAQYQGGTVPASTLATVVSAGEPVQQSIPTELLGVPVEDLRGLPVDQSHRIVYTEEQVGQDYRFLLNGKVFDPDRVDETMHLGEVNEWTLVNDSDEWHTFHVHAYDFQVTDIDLRDVPDVTAGTDEDVTDAPLDLQDTVKMPPRSTVVFRVRPTDITGKMVFHCHMLDHEDRGMMGVLEVLP
- a CDS encoding MFS transporter, whose translation is MSSSTQVEAEATGGVPRRRIVVASMVGTSIEFYDFYIYATAAVTVFPHLFFPKSDATTALLASLATFGLAFVARPVGSILFGHFGDRVGRKATLIGSLLTMGIATFLIGVLPTYAMVGILAPILLAILRFCQGLGLGGEWSGAALLATETAAPGKRAWAAMWPQLGAPIGFFIANGFFLILTLTMGHDNANPNPDGPFLSWGWRVPFLLSAIMVMIGLYVRLRLEETPVFARAVARGQKVKTPLATVFRTSWRALIIGTFVMVGTYTLFYLMTTWILSYATGPAGPNALGWKYSDFLVLQLVAVLFFAAGVPVSGRLADRFGRRSTLTVITIAIMVFGLTFGFALNRDTITEGSMLVFLSIGMLLMGLTFGPMSAVLPELFPTNVRYTGSGISYNTASILGAAVAPFIAVWLVKQFGVGWVGIYLLIAAGLTLIALLIMKETRNRDLDAV
- a CDS encoding metallophosphoesterase: MTVAVIGDIGGHRAELLAALVGLGVDPDELLLPADLTVVQIGDLVHRGPDSLGVLELVADLMERNGSRWVQLAGNHEAQYLGRHTLFEWHERLAPVASRMLRDWWADGRMVMAAAITSPGGDHLATHAGLTQGFWEQVLDGPGTAPYAARALNGLVATKSAPVLFHGGVVLTGKVDETAGPIWAAAGEELAVSWLDADTELPFHQVHGHSSVRDWTAGRWRAPMRVQKRTVLDADARHTTVTLGRHRIVGVDPVLGREGGVRWAPYVIPGGSIVR
- a CDS encoding putative nucleotidyltransferase substrate binding domain-containing protein, with the translated sequence MADLVPFLRGHPPFDALTDRDLAVIDEQAEVREYAPGEEVMDAFRAVTDAVWVVLTGQVELFAVAEPGPADEVLGRGGVFGYSALLSGNPVGPRAVALGPATVVRIPSAAVVPSFSSAAGVRFLANSLTRSDRTATDGAYGIVDQLVVTEPVRVPPTATVAHVAQEMTRRNCHYAVVDLEPTGFGLVTDAMLRSRVLAIGLPGDTPVTAVMDAPAPAVPAGTLAAQALVDLTDRHLECVLVVDRAGDLRGLVDRADFMLAPSTAGLSLSGQIDAAGDPARLVSLAGRLPRLVDDLTRRGRAVGEVTTVAATAVDALARRALALTLAAHPELDPAEITWLALGSNGRRETVPSSDVDAAVVFADTVTPERAVAYRAAFAEVGELLGRCGLSVDPHGAFPVLGLFSRTVGEWRQAAGRWRDEPLDDNGMMMTSLLLDARPVHGDPALPVVNDVFGDMRRHPGTMRLLLAESLSHRARLRSMRDVLARRGGTFDIKTHALRPVVDIARWAALAAGSSDLSTRARLAAAAGSAMMPDDQAAVLREVFDVLQRIRLRYQLAQGDRGEPPSDVLSLRRLSPLDRSLIGQAVREIATVQRRMSNLAQVTPPKDW